A single Loxodonta africana isolate mLoxAfr1 chromosome 12, mLoxAfr1.hap2, whole genome shotgun sequence DNA region contains:
- the SGF29 gene encoding SAGA-associated factor 29 — MALVSADSRIAELLTELHQLIKQTQEERSRSEHNLVNIQKTHERMQTENKISPYYRTKLRGLYTTAKADAEAECNILRKALDKIAEIKSLLEERRIAAKIAGLYNDSEPPRKTMRRGVLMTLLQQSAMTLPLWIGKPGDKPPPLCGAIPASGDYVAKPGDKVAARVKAVDGDEQWILAEVVSYSHATNKYEVDDIDEEGKERHTLSRRRIIPLPQWKANPETDPEALFQKEQLVLALYPQTTCFYRALIHTPPQRPQDDYSVLFEDTSYADGYSPPLNVAQRYVVACKEPKKK, encoded by the exons ATGGCCCTCGTGTCTGCTGACTCCCGTATTGCAGAACTTCTCACAGAGCTCCATCAGTTGATCAAGCAAACCCAG GAAGAGCGTTCCCGGAGCGAACACAACTTAGTGAACATCCAGAAGACCCATGAGCGGATGCAGACAGAAAACAAGA TCTCTCCCTATTACCGGACAAAGCTGCGTGGCCTCTACACAACTGCCAAGGCCGATGCAGAGGCTGAGTGCAA CATCCTCCGGAAAGCCTTAGATAAGATCGCTGAGATCAAGTCTCTGTTGGAAGAAAGGCGGATTG CGGCCAAGATTGCAGGCCTGTATAATGACTCGGAGCCGCCTCGCAAGACCATGCGCAGAGGGGTGCTGATGACCCTGCTGCAGCAGTCAGCCATGACCCTGCCCCTGTGGATTGGGAAGCCTGGAGACAA GCCCCCACCCCTCTGTGGGGCCATTCCAGCCTCAGGGGACTATGTGGCCAAACCTGGAGACAAGGTGGCTGCCCGGGTGAAGGCCGTAGATGGGGATGAGCAGTGGATTCTGGCTGAGGTGGTCAGTTACAGCCATGCCACCAACAA GTATGAGGTAGATGACATTGATGAAGAAGGCAAGGA GAGACACACCCTGAGCCGGCGCCGCATCATCCCTCTACCCCAGTGGAAGGCCAACCCTGAGACGGACCCCGAAGCCTTATTTCAGAAGGAACAGCTTGTGCTGGCCCTGTACCCACAAACCACCTGCTTCTACCGTGCCCTGATCCACACGCCCCCACAGCGG CCCCAGGATGACTATTCGGTCCTATTTGAAGACACCTCCTATGCAGACGGCTATTCCCCTCCCCTCAATGTGGCCCAGAGGTACGTGGTGGCTTGTAAGGAGCCCAAAAAAAAGTGA
- the SLX1A gene encoding structure-specific endonuclease subunit SLX1 codes for MGPTEGTARPGRFFGVYLLYCLNPRHRGRVYVGFTVNPARRVQQHNGGRRKGGAWRTSGRGPWEMVLVVHGFPSAVASLRFEWAWQHPHASRRLAHVGQRARGEASFAFHLRVLAHMLQVPPWARLPLTVRWLRADFRQDLCPPPPPHMPLAFGPPPPRGPRRGDVPSVDRESELGAEAHCAVCARTLQDEESPLCCPHPGCPLRAHVICLAEEFLQEEPGQLLPLEGQCPGCKNSLLWGDLIRLSQTGTKENEEDSELEEEHWTDLLEN; via the exons ATGGGCCCCACGGAAGGCACGGCGAGGCCAGGGCGCTTCTTCGGTGTCTACCTGCTCTACTGTCTGAACCCTCGGCATCGGGGCCGCGTCTACGTAGGGTTCACCGTTAACCCTGCTCGCCGAGTTCAACAGCACAATGGGGGCCGCAGAAAAGGCGGGGCCTGGCGGACGAGTGGTAGAGGGCCCTG GGAGATGGTGCTCGTCGTGCACGGCTTCCCGTCCGCCGTGGCCTCTCTTCGG TTCGAATGGGCCTGGCAGCACCCGCACGCCTCGCGCCGCCTGGCGCACGTGGGACAGCGCGCGCGCGGCGAGGCGTCCTTTGCGTTCCACCTGCGCGTGCTGGCGCACATGCTACAGGTGCCGCCCTGGGCGCGCCTCCCGCTCACCGTGCGCTGGCTGCGCGCCGACTTCCGCCAGGACCTCTGCCCACCGCCGCCGCCCCACATGCCGCTGGCCTTTGGGCCGCCTCCGCCGCGAGGCCCGAGGCGTGGAGATGTTCCCAGTGTCGACCGAGAGTCGGAGCTGGGCGCCGAGGCCCACTGCGCTGTGTGCGCCCGCACCCTCCAG GATGAAGAAAGCCCTCTGTGTTGCCCGCATCCTGGCTGCCCTCTAAGGGCCCACGTGATCTGCCTCGCAGAGGAATTCCTTCAAGAGGAGCCAGGGCAACTTTTGCCCCTAGAGGGCCAATGCCCTGG CTGTAAGAACTCATTGCTGTGGGGAGACCTGATAAGGCTGTCCCAGACAGGAACCAAGGAGAATGAGGAAGACTCAGAATTAGAAGAG GAACACTGGACAGACTTGCTGGAGAACTGA
- the LOC100654158 gene encoding sulfotransferase 1A1-like yields the protein MELVQESLRAPLEYVKGVPLVKYFAEAMGPVQNFQAWPDDVLVSTYPKSGTTWVSEILDLIYHGGDLEKCCQDPIFFRVPFLEFKAPGVPSGVESLKDAPAPRIIKTHLPLALLPQCLLDQKIKVIYVARNPKDVAVSYYHFYLMAKVHPDPGTWDNFLEMFMDGEVSYGSWYQHVQEWWELSHTHPVLYLFYEDIKEDPKREIQKILEFLGRSLPEETVDHIVQRTSFKEMKKNPMTNYTTLPSEIMDHNVSAFMRKGTPGDWKNIFTVAQNERFDIQYAEKMAGSNLNFRSQL from the exons ATGGAACTAGTCCAAGAGAGCCTCCGTGCGCCTCTGGAGTATGTGAAGGGGGTCCCACTCGTCAAGTACTTTGCAGAAGCAATGGGGCCAGTGCAGAACTTCCAAGCCTGGCCTGATGATGTGCTTGTTAGCACCTACCCCAAATCTG GCACCACCTGGGTGAGCGAGATCCTGGACTTGATCTACCACGGTGGTGATCTGGAGAAGTGTTGCCAGGACCCCATCTTCTTCCGGGTGCCCTTCCTTGAGTTCAAGGCCCCAGGGGTTCCCTCAG GTGTTGAGTCCCTGAAGGATGCACCAGCCCCCCGGATCATCAAGACGCActtgcccctggccttgctcccCCAGTGTCTGCTGGATCAGAAGATCAAG GTGATCTATGTCGCCCGCAATCCGAAGGATGTTGCCGTCTCCTATTACCACTTCTACCTCATGGCCAAAGTGCACCCTGATCCTGGCACCTGGGACAACTTCCTGGAGATGTTCATGGATGGGGAAG TGTCCTACGGGTCCTGGTACCAGCACGTGCAGGAGTGGTGGGAGCTGAGTCATACCCACCCTGTTCTCTACCTCTTCTATGAGGACATAAAGGAG GACCCCAAAAGGGAGATTCAGAAGATCTTGGAGTTTTTGGGGCGCTCCCTGCCCGAGGAGACTGTAGATCACATCGTCCAACGTACATCTTTCAAAGAGATGAAGAAGAATCCCATGACTAACTACACTACTTTGCCCTCTGAAATCATGGACCACAACGTTTCTGCCTTCATGAGGAAAG GCACCCCAGGGGACTGGAAAAACATCTTCACTGTGGCCCAGAACGAGCGCTTTGACATTCAGTACGCTGAGAAGATGGCAGGCTCAAACCTCAACTTCCGTTCACAGCTGTGA
- the BOLA2B gene encoding bolA-like protein 2 → MELSAENLREKLQRELEAEHVEVEDTTLNRCACSFRVLVVSSKFEGKPLLQRHRLVNACLAEELPHIHAFEQKTLTPEQWTRERQK, encoded by the exons ATGGAACTCAGCGCCGAGAACCTCCGGGAGAAACTGCAGCGAGAGCTGGAAGCTGAGCATGTG GAGGTAGAGGATACCACTCTCAACCGTTGCGCGTGCAGCTTCCGAGTCCTGGTGGTGTCCTCGAAGTTCGAGGGGAAGCCGCTGCTACAGAGACACCG GCTGGTGAACGCGTGCCTAGCAGAGGAGCTCCCGCACATCCATGCCTTTGAGCAGAAGACCCTGACCCCGGAGCAGTGGACCCGTGAACGGCAGAAATGA